In a genomic window of Neoarius graeffei isolate fNeoGra1 chromosome 13, fNeoGra1.pri, whole genome shotgun sequence:
- the LOC132896481 gene encoding uncharacterized protein LOC132896481 isoform X9, with the protein MWRCGNCDALSVSELKVVRGAERTREVQQSPPARGFMSVTYRIRVGGVQDSAGGNGMDGVNEESYQARGCTNVMHC; encoded by the exons ATGTGGCGCTGTGGAAATTGTGATGCGCTCTCGGTCTCGGAACTGAAGGTGGTCAGAGGCGCTGAGCGGACCCGGGAAGTGCAGCAGAGTCCTCCAGCACGGGGATTCATGAG TGTCACTTACCGCATCAGAGTCGGTGGGGTTCAGGACTCCGCTGGAGGTAACGGAATGGACGGGG TTAATGAAGAGAGCTACCAGGCACGTGGG TGCACAAATGTCATGCACTGCTAA
- the LOC132896481 gene encoding uncharacterized protein LOC132896481 isoform X4, whose product MWRCGNCDALSVSELKVVRGAERTREVQQSPPARGFMSVTYRIRVGGVQDSAGGNGMDGVNEESYQARGQRAQTLLLYKELMLSSGLNIQ is encoded by the exons ATGTGGCGCTGTGGAAATTGTGATGCGCTCTCGGTCTCGGAACTGAAGGTGGTCAGAGGCGCTGAGCGGACCCGGGAAGTGCAGCAGAGTCCTCCAGCACGGGGATTCATGAG TGTCACTTACCGCATCAGAGTCGGTGGGGTTCAGGACTCCGCTGGAGGTAACGGAATGGACGGGG TTAATGAAGAGAGCTACCAGGCACGTGGG CAGAGAGCACAGACGTTACTGCTGTACAAAGAGCTGATGCTGTCTAGTGGATTGAACATACAGTAA